TCTAAACTTGACGTgaatattattagttttatatcTGTACTATTGACCGTCTTAAGAATACTCATTTTCTTGACTAATTGAAGCTTAATACACCCCCGATCTTGCAAGATTAGTGAAATACACCTCTAAATCGAAACAAGTGTTGAAAACACTCTAAACTTGACGAgaatttaaaggggtatttcACTAATCTTGCAAGATTGATGGTGTATTTAGCTATAGTTAATCAAATAGAGAGACCTTTTTAAGACTGTCAATAGTTCGAagatgaaactaataatttacaCCAAATTTAGGATTGATTTTGATACTTATCTCTTCAAAACAAACCAATATTTGTACAATTTATTGAGGAGGTTCTagatgtatttttcttttcttttctatattatttCTTAGGAATAAAATAAGTGTAGGAATCTTAGAGAGTAAATGAGATTTTTGGGCTGAATAATATTGTACGTGACTTTTATGTAGAAGTCGTAATTCTTTTACTTTGATTATGTATGAATAAGagaattgatatttttatatataaaaataaataattaaggatGTATCGCTTGATGCACTTTCAATTTAAGCATATTATTTACTCATTCCGCGTCCCTTCTTACcaaaaagatatttcaaaatgaGATATTTTGGAATGAATAATTTTTCACATGgtttgtataaataaataaactctAGACTCTTTTGCTTTGTTTATGAAATGAATAAGAgaattgatattttaattaaataaacacaattttaaaatatgcatATGATTTTGATGCACTTTCAATCTGCATACCTTAGAATGCCTGGAAAAATATGCATGTCTTTCATTTAAAGATTCAACTAATTcacattcattttatttatccacCTGATGAAAATATAGTATATGTTGTTACAtaaatgttttgtgaaatttaATCATCATAATTTATAGCATTCTAATTAAAGTCAATCAATATGAAGATGAACTCATAGTATatcatttcaaattaaaataatgaaatagtaTCAAATGTAAATTTGAAGGAGCAAAAACAAGTAATGTTGGCATTTGCCAGAGGAAAAGCTTCATATATAGCGTTAAAGGACAAACATAACTGTGAAGGCCCCAACCCAAAATTATGATAGTGGGGAGGCTCAGCTCAATATCAAATCTCTGTATGTTTCTTCATGGTACAAGGCGGAGAGGCACGAATCCTATACAATGACTAGTACACAGTATATAAATCCGGATGTACAAATCCATGGCGATGGCCAATGTTCCATGTTAAATCATATGTTAAACTAAAACAGCCATCTGAACAGATACAACAACACACACCTTCATTTCTTCGCGTAAGATCTCAAGGCAGGAAGAAGATGATGCAATTCAAATTGTGCGTCCATCAAGCAGCGAAAAATGGTCAAATCACTCTAGAAGTTGCAGCAATGGGCCTTACCCTTGAGTAAATTGTTCCACAGACAGAACATCTGTCGTGGAGACTGATAATGAGCCGTGAAATAGTCTTCCATACACCCATATTGACAGAACTTCCAGTTGTGAGAGTACTGTACAGGAGTTGAACTGTTGTAACTCTCAACCCACATACCCATGCTCACATCCTCCATTTTGAAGATCTGTCAATTTGATGGGGGAATGCGTATTTCAGAGTCTACACTTTGAACAGGTTTATGATTAAGAAGAAAACGAAAGAAATAAACTGTTACAAACCCGCAAGCTTTGGTTCCGATATTGAGAAGTGATATGTTTGGCAATATCACTTGTAATTATATATCCTGGTCCATTAGCATAAGGGGGGTATACATCTTCTGGCCACTCCTGTTGCACAAgtcaatattttcaaattagCTTTAGTGTCTATAAGAAATCAACAAACAGTAGCCATGATTTTGAATAACTCTATTATCATATAAAACTCTGTACCTCAAAAGTTACGGCCCACTTTCCTGTTCGAAGTGGTCTATGCAAGAGATTAAGATTGCCCATGTAAAGAGATCGTCTAGGAGGGACCCGTTGAATTTCTCTAAGGACTGCATCTATCCTAATGAAAGTATCATCGTCACATTTCATGATATATGCAGCTGTCACATTCTGAACCTGCAACAGATATTGTGGGCCATGTCGATAGAAATTAGGACACAACTAAGCAGTCTATAGAAGTAGAGGAAGATGGAGCAAAGTGCAGAACTCACCCCATACTTGCAGATGGCAATAGTTTTAAGAACCACTAGCTCGTATCTATCGATAAAGGGGACAATCACAATGTCCCCAAAGTAATCTGCTTCCTTCTTCAATATAGCATTTAACTCCTTTCGTGGATTCTACACAGTTAAATGTTAATACATAAGTACATTCGTTGAGGTTGAATTCCAAACTGGCTATTGCAGAGATAATAGTGTAAGTTCGACAAACAAATAAGTTGGTGAAGGAAACCTAAAGAGCGGTGTTTGCAGAACAGCATAAAGTAGTACTGAGGACAATAGCACAACCTTTTTCCGGTTCATAAATTTTCTCCTTTACCTGAAAGCAACACTACTTTCGTTTGACCATCATTTATATATGAGATATTCAAATGAAAGCGCCTCAGATATCCTAGGATAGAAATGGCAAGAATGCTTCCAAGTGAACAGTATGGCAAGTTAATACCTCCCAAAAGATGATAAACTATGTAATGTAACAAGCGTGCATTGTGCTCCAGGGATAGCCATGAAGATTGAAGGATCTTCCAAGTAGGCAAATACAAAGGGGTGATTGTATTGACATCTATTATCCAGCTACTAATGAATACAGTAGTTGTGCCAGAGTTTATGACAAAATATGCTATTCGCAAAATGAGATTTTGTAGTATTTTTATTGGAAAAAGTTGAATATAGTTCTTACAGAATAGCCacattataaaatcaagctcttTATTTTTTGAGAAGATACATTCAAGCTCTTTATTGACATGGCGCCAAATTTTAGGGTTCCCTAACTGTATTTTTAGAAGCAGAGTAATTGGCACTAGATATACAACACATTGATCATCCTCTTGGTTTCTGTCTGCGTACATTTTAATTTTCGTTAGTTTTGAAATTTGGGGGCTTCTAGCTGCATGAAACATCAACAGTGTTTTTAGTCAAATGTCTCAATGATGACGAGGAACTCCTTATATTCCAAAGAAGTTTAATGAGCAGTTGGAGCATGGAAGAGAGGAAGACAGAGAGAGGAAAATGAAATCAGAAAGTTCCCATAAGGAAACAGCAAATTCTTTCTAGTATTTTTCTTTCGATAAGGTGAACTGGTGAAGTGCAAATTCTTTCAGGATCTGGGCACACCCTTATCTAATTTCCTTTGAATGATGGAAATCACAGATTTAACTTCATCTGGAACATGGGAGGAGAGTTTATTGGCTAGAAGTAATGACCCTCCTGTCGATATAAGATACAGATGGCATACCCATGGCCATCACCTCTATTTTACTCAACTTATATTGAACTGTCCCCAGGTTATTTGACAACATAAGACATTTCCCACAACCCAGGCAACAGTGATACCAGTTTtgctatatttttcatttattatccATTATTATTCTCTTCAGTAATGATTTATGAATTGAGCTTTGTCATCAAGCTTCATGTCTCATTAGATTAGCGCATTGTAggtctattttttttcttttcactttctAATTCAATAGCCACATGATGTATACGCACACAAACACAATGTATGTGTATGTATTTACTATACATCTTTGCTATgataatatcaaactttttgataaaaggaaaaaaataaatgcatTAATAAAGCAGTTCAAAGAAAcatctttttaaaaagaaaaaagaaaaaagaaaaaaagaagatttttcaTGACCTATCATTTGACAATCACCTCATGTCAGAGTTGCAGCTCATTGGAGGAGCTTGAAATATTGTGATTACAAGGAATATGACTGCATCTGGGGTGCAAACATATTTGGATGCACAAAGTTAACATGCATCTATTTTTACTCTCCAAGGAATATTTGGGTGAGGGATGCAACTTACCAAAGCAACAAAGAAGCGGACTGCTATGTCTGAGGATTTGATTGCTGAAGCCTGCATCCATGTTTTCCTGATTGCCATACGCTCAGCAAAGTGATTGGTGGCAGAAAGCACCCCAATGAAAAGTTGAATGCGATTCTTGGGCAAAGGAAGAGATTTCCACTTCTCTGAGAAATCCAACACTCTTTGGGGAGAAAAACTTGGATGAGAGGTTGGAAGAGATGTAGCATAAACCGAATGTATATCTACGTCACCTCTGATTGCCAACCCTGTAGCATCTTCCAGTGTGAAGCCCTGAAAGAATAGAGAACATCTGACTATGGCTTACTAGTATGGTAATAACAAATGCGAGGAAACTGAAACATAAATTCCGGAAAATCTGGTGATCATATTAATTGCAACAATTACAAATCCGTGAATATGGTGAAGGGGTTCAGAAAAGGGATAAAACACTACgataatattttatgttatccattttttttgtttggtaatATTTGTGTGGGCAAAAGATCTGAATAGTAGCTTGATTTCCAATGTGCCCTTTTTTGAGAAAAGTGTATTCCAGTGGTTGAATAGTTATTGCCTGGCACAGCAGTCTAAAATGTGCTTACTCTAAAATCAATTCCAAGAAGAACATCTTAAAAACACTCTCCTACAATAGTTACTTGCTCAGTCATGGGAAAAGCAGAACACTTGCATGTCTACAgagaaaacaatcaaaattattTGGAAGAGATCAAGTAGCTTACAGTTCGATATGGAAATGAAGTCACATGCCGCCCACCAACATTGATATGGTAGCCATCAATACCAGCACGAATAGTTAGAACAAACATCCTACCCTCCACAAATGGGAAAGGCCAGGTCACCTCTGGCTTCTTTGCACGTCCAATGAATCGATCAAACCATGAAAATATTTTCGACTCTCGAGTATCAACAATGTCATTCCGCATCCACTTCTCACATCTCAAATATCCATCAACTGCATGAaagtaaattcaatattttatggtatttgatttatataaagCTGTTAATCAAGAATCCCACAACTAAAACTTCTTAGGCACAAGgcttatcaaaaaaaaaaagttcgaATAAATTGTAAAAGAGGTTTATTATCACTCAACAATGGAACTACACATAATTAAGTGAAAACCATCAGTTAAGatataaatgaaaaacaaatttgacAAGAGCTAAGTGATAATACTAGAATGGAAAAGGTGAGGAAGAGATAAGTAAAGAGAGGACTATCAGTCTATCACAAAATCTTCAAAATGAGAGTGACAACAATCAAAAGAAAAGGAGAGTCATGTATGAAAAACAATGTTTGTGAAAAGAGTCCTTGTTTATACTCTAACCAACTCACTCTTTCTTGTTTTAGAGTTAATTCTTCTTGTTACAAGGTAACAATGATGTATTCCTTGAGGAAAATGGAGTTAATTCCAAACAACACCATCCATCTGTTGACAAGAGCTTCAAAGTGTAGGATAATCCATTGTTTTAGAAGGAGGATCAAGTGTTATAGCTAATTACTATATTTATCCCAGCACCGCCTCTATATAACTCCTTGTAGTCTTCTTGATCCTAATGAGACCTCTATCGGTCATCTCAGTTTGCTGTAAAttgattatacaaatatgagGATATTCATCAACCTAAGGGATGGGGAGTATGCCAAGGAACATAGTGGATGTTCTAGCATTCGGGAACAGAGAAGGTATTAACTCAATACATAAAGAGAGATGAATGGTTGTCCGTTGTCCCAGCTTgcataaaaacaacaacataccccgTGTAATCACACAAGCGGGGTCTGGGGAAGGTAGTGTGTACGCAGATCGTACCCCTGCCTTTGGAAGGTACAGATGTTTCCAGCTTGCATATATGGTGGACAATTTGGGAAGGGAGAAACCAGATGCTATGAAGATAAAGTTTGCCACATCCAGAAGATAAAAATGAAGTGTTTAGTCCTTTTTTATTTATGGTGTAAAGGAGTATGCTTAGAAGAtcataaattgatttttgatgttttagaTTCCTATCtgtattttgttgattttctcaGTAATTATGGATGGTTATACAGATTTTGTGTAGTCTATACATCAATATACAAATATGTTACCTTTCTCCAAAACATGACACGTTTAACCCAAGAAAACTCACGACGAAGTGACTTTTGATCCTTATTTTGAGTGGTATGATTTTGAACGATAAGGTTATTTTTAGGGCAAAATACATAGACAGATACTCAAACTTGGCTCCAAATAACAGTTTGACCCTTAAACTTACCAAATGACCAACTAGACATTGTTGTGTCTCGTGCACACCCGACGTTGACATGGCAAAAGTTTTGTGTTTCACccaaatttgagtgcaataaccTTTAAAGTACTgtgttttaattcttttttgtttttcaaaattctGTGGGTCCCACATTCTCACCCTTTTCCCCACACTTCTTCAATCCTCCATTCACCATTTTTGGGACAATACAAACACAGACCCACAAGAGAACCACCACATCGCTCTTGTCCTCCTTAAACCACCCTTTCAACTTGCTCTTCTCTCCAACATCCTTCCACCAAGGATGCCACACAA
This window of the Solanum pennellii chromosome 2, SPENNV200 genome carries:
- the LOC107011722 gene encoding hydroxyproline O-galactosyltransferase GALT2; translated protein: MMKRLKNEASSVRRFKLSYVLLGLAAFYLVLICVKFPEFLESATVLSGDDADVALDVEDDSGESISVFHNSVREYSQVKSQEEDNEDEASPHKKPPKLHYGRITAAILKRQNMERNLSILDSMADEAWTLGSKAWEELDKYEEKGIEMNSILEGKPESCPSWVSSSGAQIAKTDHMMFLPCGLAAGSSITLIGTPRYAHHEYVPQLAKIRAADALVLVSQFMIELQGLKSVVGEDPPKILHLNPRIRGDWSRRPVIEHNTCYRMQWGTAHRCDGLPSKYDDDMLVDGYLRCEKWMRNDIVDTRESKIFSWFDRFIGRAKKPEVTWPFPFVEGRMFVLTIRAGIDGYHINVGGRHVTSFPYRTGFTLEDATGLAIRGDVDIHSVYATSLPTSHPSFSPQRVLDFSEKWKSLPLPKNRIQLFIGVLSATNHFAERMAIRKTWMQASAIKSSDIAVRFFVALNPRKELNAILKKEADYFGDIVIVPFIDRYELVVLKTIAICKYGVQNVTAAYIMKCDDDTFIRIDAVLREIQRVPPRRSLYMGNLNLLHRPLRTGKWAVTFEEWPEDVYPPYANGPGYIITSDIAKHITSQYRNQSLRIFKMEDVSMGMWVESYNSSTPVQYSHNWKFCQYGCMEDYFTAHYQSPRQMFCLWNNLLKGKAHCCNF